From the genome of Winogradskyella forsetii, one region includes:
- a CDS encoding RagB/SusD family nutrient uptake outer membrane protein, with protein sequence MKKNVIYLFTLATLFFGCSEEFLEPVRNTSILTNVSISENAELNPALIEGNLNGISGFIAEPFGTLGATAARHYDIGQKGIDIFSDIVAGDMALATSSFGWYNASANTVVTTDFTRQENNLVWNYYYRIIGVANSVIQTSGGNNPPDGTAAGVLRINAQAKAYRAYSYFYLTQFLQTAYDPNEEILPLYAIDEVITSKVEASMIYDLIVSDLTFAVENLQGYTRAAKNEIDQSVARGLLAYTYAAMGDYTNAKVQADAIIASGAYPLTTRGQLAFPGQGSGFTSVNTPSWMWGFDNTPELGVGLVSWWGQIDYFTYSYASAGDTKSIDNLLYSQIPDTDIRKTQFVENGGFAPLQPLNKFFDAGRVQGGQGNVTTDYIYMRIEEFYLLSAECAAKLGNEAEAKQRLSTLLSIRLDGGGAEATSYLAGFSGQALIDEVYFQTRVEMWGEGKTYLAMKRNQATVTRGSNHLFLPNTTFEYDSDEMSFQIPETEIINNPNISSQNN encoded by the coding sequence ATGAAAAAAAATGTAATTTATTTATTTACACTGGCGACCTTATTTTTTGGTTGTAGTGAGGAATTTTTAGAACCAGTAAGAAATACTAGTATTTTGACTAATGTTAGCATTTCTGAAAATGCAGAGTTAAATCCAGCATTGATAGAGGGGAATTTAAATGGTATAAGTGGTTTTATAGCAGAGCCTTTTGGAACTTTAGGTGCAACAGCAGCTCGTCACTATGATATTGGTCAGAAAGGTATTGATATATTTTCTGATATCGTCGCAGGTGATATGGCGTTGGCTACTAGTTCTTTTGGTTGGTATAATGCATCAGCTAACACTGTTGTTACTACAGATTTTACAAGACAGGAAAATAATCTTGTTTGGAATTATTATTATAGAATTATTGGTGTGGCAAATTCAGTTATTCAAACTTCAGGTGGTAATAATCCACCTGATGGTACGGCAGCTGGAGTACTTAGAATAAATGCTCAAGCCAAAGCTTACAGAGCTTATTCTTATTTTTATTTGACTCAATTTCTTCAAACAGCATACGACCCTAATGAAGAAATCTTACCTCTATACGCTATTGACGAGGTTATTACGTCAAAAGTAGAGGCGTCGATGATTTATGATTTAATAGTTAGTGATTTAACCTTTGCTGTTGAGAATTTACAGGGTTATACTAGAGCAGCTAAAAATGAAATAGATCAATCTGTTGCAAGGGGTTTGTTGGCATACACTTATGCGGCAATGGGAGATTACACCAATGCTAAGGTTCAGGCAGATGCTATTATTGCATCAGGCGCCTATCCTTTAACTACTCGCGGTCAGTTGGCTTTTCCTGGTCAAGGATCTGGATTTACTTCTGTTAACACGCCTTCATGGATGTGGGGATTTGATAATACGCCAGAATTAGGTGTAGGTTTAGTCTCTTGGTGGGGACAAATCGATTATTTTACTTATAGTTATGCTTCAGCTGGAGACACTAAATCTATAGATAATTTATTATATTCTCAAATTCCAGATACAGACATCAGAAAAACGCAGTTTGTTGAAAATGGTGGTTTTGCACCTTTGCAGCCACTTAATAAGTTTTTTGATGCAGGTAGAGTTCAAGGTGGTCAAGGAAATGTAACTACAGATTATATTTACATGAGAATAGAAGAATTTTATTTATTAAGTGCAGAGTGTGCTGCTAAACTTGGCAATGAAGCTGAAGCAAAACAGCGTCTTTCGACTTTATTATCTATTAGACTTGATGGAGGTGGAGCTGAGGCGACTTCCTATTTAGCTGGGTTTTCAGGCCAGGCACTAATAGACGAAGTTTATTTTCAAACACGTGTTGAGATGTGGGGCGAAGGAAAGACCTACTTGGCTATGAAGCGTAATCAAGCAACTGTTACGCGTGGAAGTAATCACTTATTTCTACCTAATACAACTTTTGAGTATGATTCCGATGAGATGTCTTTTCAGATTCCTGAAACTGAGATAATTAATAATCCTAACATTTCATCTCAAAACAATTAA
- a CDS encoding nucleoid-associated protein, which yields MIKRQKASIKSCIIHKVGNKFNGTKNAFSDAIVHFDEATYNLMLPYLLKPFVNVAESYRFHHHSDVGLNEINTYSEQLFKDDADFVDISKHIVTHLFEQSNSAQIKTGDVLICHFENVQYEDYFTDAIGIFKIENKTEFFQTYLEDNNYDILVQKGIQAKKVDKGCLILNTSDMEGKIVFSVDNNTYDTQYWIKSFLNIKYPDDSNQHTKNCIELCREFSKEVLQPNFGGREQSNFLAKTVDFFKENEIVNIDTFKEEVFDEEDHIQLFEDYKKSYETDNKVLIRNQFDVSEIALKKQKQKIKTEIKLDTNIQIKLDVDAPDASAEYLERGYDDEKKMHFYKVFFNDES from the coding sequence ATGATAAAAAGACAGAAAGCCTCAATTAAAAGTTGTATTATCCACAAGGTCGGCAACAAATTCAATGGCACAAAAAATGCGTTTTCAGATGCTATAGTACATTTCGATGAAGCCACTTACAATTTAATGTTACCCTATCTTTTGAAGCCATTTGTAAATGTTGCAGAAAGTTATCGGTTCCACCATCATAGTGACGTTGGACTCAATGAAATCAATACTTACAGCGAACAATTATTTAAAGACGATGCGGATTTTGTTGATATTTCTAAACACATCGTCACACACCTTTTTGAGCAAAGTAATTCGGCTCAAATCAAAACTGGTGATGTGCTTATTTGCCATTTTGAAAACGTGCAGTACGAAGACTATTTTACTGACGCCATAGGTATCTTTAAAATTGAAAATAAAACGGAGTTTTTTCAGACGTATTTAGAAGATAATAACTACGATATTTTAGTCCAAAAAGGCATTCAAGCCAAAAAGGTGGATAAAGGTTGTTTAATCCTAAATACCTCTGATATGGAAGGCAAAATTGTGTTCAGTGTTGATAACAATACTTACGATACGCAATATTGGATAAAAAGTTTTCTAAACATCAAATACCCAGACGATAGCAACCAACATACCAAGAATTGTATTGAGCTATGTAGGGAATTTTCAAAAGAAGTTTTACAACCCAATTTTGGAGGCCGAGAACAAAGTAATTTTCTGGCTAAAACGGTTGATTTTTTTAAGGAAAATGAAATCGTAAATATTGATACTTTCAAAGAAGAAGTCTTTGACGAAGAAGACCATATTCAACTTTTTGAAGACTACAAAAAGAGCTACGAAACCGACAATAAAGTCCTCATTAGAAATCAGTTCGATGTTTCTGAAATCGCCCTAAAAAAGCAAAAACAAAAGATTAAAACCGAAATAAAACTAGACACCAATATCCAAATAAAACTTGATGTTGATGCACCAGATGCTTCTGCAGAATATTTGGAACGCGGTTACGATGATGAGAAAAAAATGCACTTTTATAAGGTGTTTTTCAATGATGAGAGTTAG
- a CDS encoding YqaE/Pmp3 family membrane protein, with the protein MSIWRVILSVICPPLAVLDKGCGSILITFLLWLCGWVPGVIAALVILNNPER; encoded by the coding sequence ATGAGTATCTGGCGTGTTATTCTTTCTGTTATTTGTCCACCATTAGCGGTTTTAGATAAAGGTTGTGGTTCTATTCTTATTACGTTTTTATTATGGCTTTGTGGATGGGTTCCCGGTGTTATCGCCGCTTTAGTTATATTGAACAATCCTGAACGATAA
- a CDS encoding ribonuclease HII: MKRLGFLTIFLITLLSCQRDYNKTKLPYKFIPTETNAIIKVNELNDFLNSIENNEILSDIYSKELENTSKILKHFNTTNPIYIAYADSIHSNYLMLTKNDSTLFVIDSIPNHMSETLVELKIEKTQIDDNIIYHKIIGNTFAGSNDLELLKTLNYENENTELKKLIETTDEKSVASILFNSKASNYSKLLFLDAVNKDNSNFTVLDIGYSDKGINYNGILTSNDSSANVLKSFKNTIPQKINAPSIAPYSVSSLISIAYDDFSVFHRNHSKDSTIATSETFLNFTNEIALIDNALILHSLDTNLILESIEDKSHFESFRDIDIFEYGDSEVFKSNLKPFVTFENANYFSVFENFIVFASSTETLKSILTDVLNNNTLANSEAFQSINDNLSDEASLFIFKNSEGLSNILGKTMKGYNANAVQFINEDNYTHINGVVQKFKKRAASNSVAETFTTQLEATILIPPQAVKNHVTNAQDIVVQDVNNMLYLISSSGNVLWKKQLQGKVLGHIEQIDMYKNGRLQLAFTTQNRLYVLDRNGKDVSPFPLKFNDAITQPLSVFDYDKRKDYRLLVTQGKHLLMYNAKGQTVNGFKYKANGSDINSQPKHFRIGSKDYIVFGAGENLQILNRQGDVRINVKDKIRFSDNAIYLYQNKFTTTNTLGQLIQVDTKGKLSTENLNLTNKHQITTTSKTLVSLRENRLVIKSRTIDLDYGDYTEPRIFYLNDKIYVTTTDLQSKKVYLFDSQAKSIPNFPVFGSASATLVKLDGERGLELITQSDDKTIVVYKIH, encoded by the coding sequence ATGAAGCGACTAGGTTTTTTAACTATTTTTCTTATCACCCTATTGTCCTGTCAAAGAGACTACAACAAAACCAAATTACCTTATAAATTTATTCCAACAGAAACCAATGCCATTATTAAAGTCAACGAGCTCAATGACTTTCTAAATAGTATAGAAAATAACGAAATTCTTTCTGACATATATAGTAAAGAGTTGGAAAACACTTCCAAAATTCTAAAACATTTCAATACCACCAACCCCATTTATATAGCGTATGCAGATTCAATTCATTCAAATTATTTAATGCTCACTAAAAATGACAGTACGTTATTTGTTATAGATTCTATCCCGAATCATATGTCAGAAACTTTGGTGGAATTAAAAATCGAAAAGACTCAAATAGATGACAATATCATTTACCATAAAATTATCGGAAACACTTTTGCCGGTTCAAACGATCTAGAACTTTTAAAAACTCTGAATTATGAAAATGAAAACACGGAGCTCAAAAAACTAATTGAAACTACTGATGAAAAATCGGTCGCTTCCATTTTATTTAACTCTAAAGCATCAAATTATTCTAAATTGCTATTTTTAGATGCTGTAAATAAAGACAACAGCAACTTCACAGTTTTAGATATTGGTTATTCTGATAAAGGCATAAATTACAATGGAATTTTAACCTCTAATGATTCAAGTGCCAACGTTCTCAAGAGTTTCAAAAATACCATTCCGCAAAAAATTAATGCGCCTTCAATTGCACCTTATAGTGTGAGTTCTTTAATCAGTATTGCCTATGATGATTTTTCAGTATTCCATAGAAATCATTCAAAAGACAGCACAATAGCAACTTCTGAAACCTTCTTGAACTTTACCAATGAAATTGCACTCATCGACAACGCACTTATTCTTCATTCACTAGACACAAACTTAATTTTAGAATCCATTGAAGATAAATCTCATTTTGAGTCGTTTAGAGATATAGACATCTTTGAATATGGTGATTCAGAGGTCTTCAAGTCCAATCTCAAACCCTTTGTAACTTTTGAAAATGCCAATTACTTTTCAGTGTTTGAAAATTTTATAGTTTTTGCCAGTTCTACCGAAACCCTTAAATCAATTTTAACGGATGTATTAAACAACAACACCTTAGCAAATTCAGAGGCGTTTCAAAGTATCAATGATAATTTAAGCGATGAAGCTTCACTATTTATCTTTAAGAATTCGGAAGGTTTATCCAATATTCTGGGTAAAACCATGAAAGGTTATAATGCCAATGCCGTTCAGTTTATAAATGAAGACAACTATACGCACATTAATGGAGTTGTTCAGAAATTTAAAAAGAGGGCAGCTTCAAATTCTGTCGCCGAAACATTCACTACTCAGCTTGAAGCTACGATTTTAATACCACCACAAGCGGTTAAAAACCATGTGACCAATGCACAGGATATTGTGGTGCAAGACGTCAACAACATGCTTTATCTCATTTCGAGTTCTGGTAATGTTCTTTGGAAAAAACAGTTGCAAGGAAAAGTCCTTGGTCACATTGAGCAGATTGATATGTACAAAAATGGTAGGCTGCAACTCGCTTTTACAACGCAAAACCGATTGTATGTTTTGGATAGAAATGGCAAAGATGTGTCGCCCTTTCCGTTAAAATTCAACGATGCTATTACGCAACCACTTTCCGTCTTTGACTACGATAAACGAAAAGATTACAGATTATTGGTAACCCAAGGAAAACATCTATTAATGTACAATGCTAAAGGGCAAACTGTTAATGGTTTTAAGTATAAAGCTAATGGCTCTGATATTAACTCACAACCCAAACATTTTAGAATAGGCTCAAAAGATTATATTGTTTTCGGAGCAGGCGAAAACCTTCAGATTTTAAACCGACAAGGCGATGTGAGAATCAATGTGAAAGATAAAATTCGCTTTTCGGACAATGCCATTTACTTATACCAGAATAAGTTTACTACCACTAATACGCTTGGTCAACTTATTCAGGTCGATACAAAAGGAAAACTAAGCACAGAAAACCTCAACTTAACCAATAAACACCAAATTACAACAACAAGCAAAACTCTGGTTTCCTTGCGCGAAAATAGATTGGTTATCAAATCTAGAACTATAGACTTAGATTATGGCGACTATACCGAGCCGAGAATTTTCTATTTGAATGACAAAATCTACGTGACCACCACCGATTTACAATCCAAAAAAGTATATCTATTTGATAGCCAAGCAAAATCTATCCCAAATTTTCCGGTTTTTGGTAGTGCAAGTGCAACTCTAGTAAAATTGGATGGTGAGCGCGGTTTAGAACTCATAACACAAAGCGACGATAAAACGATAGTCGTTTACAAAATACACTAA
- a CDS encoding ribonuclease HII: MALKIQYSSYNLECGTDEAGRGCLAGPVTAAAVILPPTFENTLLNDSKQLSEKKRYLLKPIIENQSVSFGIQHIFETEIDSINILNASIKAMQGSISQLRPEPEYIIVDGNRFKPYQSIPYTAIVKGDSKYLSIAAASVLAKTYRDDYMAKIHNEFPMYNWKQNKGYPTKEHRAAIEKYGVTKYHRKSFRLLPQQYKLDV; the protein is encoded by the coding sequence TTGGCATTGAAAATTCAATATTCTTCTTATAATTTAGAATGTGGTACAGATGAAGCAGGGAGAGGCTGTTTGGCTGGTCCTGTTACAGCAGCGGCAGTTATATTGCCACCTACTTTTGAGAATACTTTATTAAATGACTCTAAACAACTTTCAGAAAAAAAAAGATATTTATTAAAACCTATTATAGAAAATCAAAGTGTTTCTTTTGGGATTCAACATATATTTGAAACCGAAATAGATTCCATAAATATTTTAAATGCGTCCATAAAAGCGATGCAAGGGTCTATTTCCCAATTAAGGCCAGAGCCTGAATACATTATAGTTGATGGAAATAGATTTAAACCTTATCAATCAATTCCATATACTGCTATAGTGAAAGGCGATAGTAAATATTTAAGTATTGCAGCGGCTTCAGTATTGGCAAAAACATACAGAGATGATTATATGGCGAAAATCCATAACGAATTCCCTATGTACAATTGGAAACAAAACAAAGGCTACCCCACAAAAGAACATAGAGCAGCCATTGAAAAATACGGTGTGACCAAATACCACAGAAAATCATTTAGATTATTACCTCAGCAATACAAATTGGATGTATAA
- a CDS encoding SusC/RagA family TonB-linked outer membrane protein — MKLKLTWLLTLFMAFVMQFSFAQEKTVTGTVTTAEDGLPLPGASVIVKGTSKGQQTDFDGKYAIQVNQGDVLLISYVGMKNVEVTVGSSSTYDVALEADSALDEVIVVGYSTTTKESFTGTAAVVDMDGINEKVVANVTQALRGEIAGVNVITTSGAPGSVAQVRIRGFGSIDGNSLPLYIVDGAPIDGNDTAVLQSLNQADVESMVVLKDAAATSIYGSRGANGVILITTKQGKAGVNRVSIDVTTSVNTLFLPEYDFITSPEEYVEISWQALRNNAILSGNTDPEAYASNNLYGTSIGVSDIYNIWSTPGNQLIDPTTGRFNSGVQRRYTPTKWGDAAFGTGQRTESNLQFSGGNETTKYATSVGFLNNEGYAVNSRYRRFSTRLNLEHKPADWLTIGSNIAWTGSRNTNAGSAVAASSANPFRVYYTTPAIYDVFLRDGDGNLVADPVFGGNQYDYGIDSGRRVWTSTNAVGVATYDTRRNDATTLLGTFNVNAQVTDWLSFEMRYSGQYDARNNATTQNQFYGGGAEVGGSLFLSDDVRTNQNFLQLLRFKNSYGDHDVELFAAHESTDDRFRQISGSAQTALTVGAIDLDQYAASTGRAESFRLGWTLDSYFAGLNYDYADKYYLTSSIRRDGSSRFLNDKWGTFGSVGLGWIVTKEDFLSNFDALEFLKLKASYGIIGDTGTGYTNGYQSFIINQDPNGGISYTIGNTAANPELTWETSYVTQVGFESSWLNGRLNVDVDLYDRRTRDLIQRANLSPSSSQANIFYNSGELQNKGIELNIGARIIETENVRFSVNFNAETFKNEIIEMPTDPFTGESPIFDDFNQIAAGKSDFDWYMREWAGVNPANGEALWNLYYVDDNNNGSFDQGELSSANGGSFEIDVDGDGFNDNASGTLYEYQQLAPGTNVRTTTTNTYGDATPVFTGKSSIPDFRGGFRLNFGYKNLDISAQFSYSIGGYVYDSAYSLLMDNDVIGATNFSSDIRNAWQQPGDITDVPRTSANFGLDSQQNAVSSRFLTKADFFGLNNLNINYRFSPSVVESLGMDALSLFIAGDNLMMLSQRDGLNPTTAIGAPSSGIYMPLTTFSLGARIKF; from the coding sequence ATGAAATTAAAATTAACATGGTTATTAACGCTTTTTATGGCGTTCGTGATGCAGTTTTCTTTTGCACAAGAGAAAACTGTCACAGGTACAGTTACAACAGCGGAAGATGGTTTGCCACTTCCAGGAGCTAGTGTAATTGTAAAAGGGACCTCAAAGGGTCAACAAACAGATTTTGATGGTAAGTATGCCATTCAGGTCAATCAAGGAGATGTTTTACTCATCTCTTATGTAGGTATGAAGAATGTCGAAGTTACAGTTGGTTCTTCAAGTACCTATGATGTAGCATTAGAAGCTGATAGTGCTTTAGATGAAGTGATAGTTGTAGGTTATAGTACAACTACAAAAGAATCATTCACAGGGACAGCGGCAGTTGTGGATATGGATGGTATTAATGAAAAAGTAGTTGCCAATGTAACCCAAGCTTTGCGAGGTGAGATTGCCGGCGTAAATGTTATTACTACTAGTGGAGCGCCAGGGAGTGTTGCTCAAGTTAGAATAAGAGGTTTTGGTTCTATTGATGGAAATTCATTACCACTCTATATTGTTGATGGTGCGCCAATTGATGGAAATGATACAGCAGTTTTGCAGTCTCTGAATCAAGCTGATGTTGAATCAATGGTTGTTTTAAAAGATGCTGCTGCGACGTCCATTTATGGATCACGTGGTGCAAATGGTGTGATTTTGATTACAACAAAACAGGGTAAGGCTGGCGTGAATAGGGTTTCTATTGATGTTACTACGAGTGTCAATACTTTGTTTTTGCCAGAATACGATTTTATCACCTCTCCAGAGGAGTATGTTGAGATTTCTTGGCAAGCTTTAAGAAACAATGCTATATTAAGTGGTAATACTGACCCTGAAGCTTATGCAAGTAATAATTTATATGGAACATCTATTGGTGTTAGTGATATTTATAATATATGGAGTACACCTGGTAATCAGTTAATAGATCCTACAACAGGTAGGTTTAATTCAGGCGTTCAACGGCGTTACACGCCAACTAAATGGGGTGATGCGGCTTTTGGAACAGGCCAAAGAACAGAATCTAACTTGCAGTTTTCAGGTGGTAATGAAACTACGAAGTATGCGACATCTGTTGGGTTCTTAAATAACGAAGGCTATGCAGTGAATTCAAGATATAGAAGATTTTCAACAAGATTGAATCTAGAGCATAAGCCTGCAGACTGGTTAACAATTGGTAGTAATATTGCTTGGACTGGTTCTCGTAATACTAATGCTGGTTCAGCAGTTGCCGCCAGTTCTGCAAACCCTTTCCGTGTTTATTATACAACACCAGCTATTTATGACGTGTTTTTAAGGGATGGTGATGGTAATCTTGTTGCTGATCCAGTTTTTGGTGGAAATCAGTATGATTATGGTATTGATTCAGGTAGACGTGTTTGGACTTCAACCAATGCTGTTGGTGTAGCAACTTATGATACACGTCGTAATGATGCGACAACTTTACTCGGAACTTTTAATGTTAATGCTCAAGTTACGGATTGGCTTTCCTTTGAAATGAGGTATAGCGGTCAATATGATGCTAGAAATAATGCAACAACACAAAACCAATTTTATGGTGGTGGGGCTGAAGTAGGTGGATCTTTGTTCCTTAGTGACGATGTTAGGACTAATCAGAATTTCTTGCAATTGCTGCGTTTTAAGAATAGTTATGGTGACCATGATGTAGAGCTTTTTGCTGCTCATGAATCTACTGACGACCGTTTTAGACAAATAAGCGGTTCTGCTCAAACGGCGCTTACTGTTGGGGCCATAGATTTAGATCAATATGCTGCTTCTACAGGTAGAGCTGAGAGTTTTAGATTGGGATGGACATTGGATAGTTATTTTGCAGGTTTAAATTATGATTATGCAGACAAGTATTATTTAACTTCGTCCATAAGACGTGATGGTTCATCACGATTCTTAAATGATAAATGGGGAACTTTCGGATCTGTTGGTTTAGGGTGGATTGTAACAAAAGAAGATTTTTTATCTAATTTTGACGCTCTAGAATTTTTGAAATTAAAAGCAAGTTATGGTATCATTGGAGATACAGGTACTGGGTATACTAATGGTTATCAGTCATTTATTATTAATCAAGATCCTAATGGAGGAATTTCCTATACGATTGGTAATACGGCTGCTAATCCAGAGTTAACTTGGGAGACGTCTTATGTGACTCAAGTTGGTTTTGAGTCTAGTTGGTTAAATGGTAGACTTAATGTAGATGTAGATCTTTACGATAGAAGAACTAGAGATTTAATCCAACGAGCGAATTTGTCACCGTCAAGTAGTCAAGCAAATATTTTTTATAATAGCGGTGAATTACAAAATAAAGGTATTGAATTAAATATCGGTGCAAGGATTATTGAAACTGAAAACGTTAGATTTTCTGTGAATTTCAATGCTGAGACATTCAAAAATGAGATCATAGAGATGCCAACAGATCCTTTTACTGGTGAATCGCCTATATTTGATGATTTTAATCAGATCGCTGCTGGTAAATCCGATTTTGATTGGTACATGAGAGAATGGGCAGGGGTTAACCCAGCAAATGGTGAAGCATTATGGAATTTGTATTATGTAGACGATAACAACAATGGTAGTTTTGATCAAGGTGAGTTATCTTCTGCTAATGGTGGATCTTTTGAAATTGATGTTGATGGTGATGGATTTAATGATAATGCATCAGGTACGCTCTATGAGTATCAGCAACTGGCTCCTGGTACGAACGTACGGACTACTACAACCAATACCTATGGTGATGCAACTCCGGTGTTTACAGGTAAATCTTCAATACCTGATTTTAGAGGAGGATTTAGATTGAATTTTGGTTATAAAAATCTTGATATATCAGCTCAGTTTAGTTATAGTATTGGTGGATATGTTTATGATAGTGCTTACTCATTGCTTATGGATAATGATGTTATAGGTGCAACCAATTTTTCTTCAGATATAAGAAATGCATGGCAACAACCAGGCGATATTACTGATGTGCCAAGGACTTCGGCTAATTTTGGTCTTGATAGTCAGCAAAACGCAGTGTCATCACGATTTTTGACTAAAGCAGACTTTTTTGGTCTTAATAACCTAAATATTAATTATAGATTCTCTCCTTCAGTGGTAGAGTCTTTAGGAATGGATGCGCTTAGTTTATTTATAGCTGGTGATAACTTAATGATGCTAAGTCAAAGGGATGGTTTAAACCCAACAACGGCTATTGGTGCGCCTAGCTCTGGTATTTACATGCCATTAACAACTTTTAGTTTAGGAGCAAGAATTAAATTTTAA
- a CDS encoding mechanosensitive ion channel family protein, whose translation MRRFVQLIVCGLGLLFFLFVKPIVNYVKNFAGFENWESSIIIPQRENFIIALVAWLLIIFLRKGKRIFLKQYDLSAEDNLDARKMYTQINLLEKIIIFFIVLFAAGFILLSFDGIKKIGYGIFASAGLAGIIIGLSAQKVVGALLAGIQIAITQPFRIDDAVVVENEWGWIEEINLTYVVIRLWDKRRLVLPSNYFLEKPFQNWTRTSANIIGSVFIHTDYTVSFEAMREELDRILEHTDLWNKEVKVLQVTDAKEHSVEIRILVSAKNSPTAWDLRVHVREKMIEFLQKNYPESLPKTRILLDDKTKPDTKLDE comes from the coding sequence ATGAGAAGATTTGTTCAATTAATCGTTTGTGGTCTAGGTTTATTGTTTTTCCTTTTTGTTAAACCAATTGTAAATTATGTCAAGAATTTCGCAGGTTTTGAAAATTGGGAAAGCTCTATCATTATTCCACAAAGAGAAAATTTTATAATTGCATTAGTTGCTTGGTTATTAATTATTTTTTTACGCAAGGGAAAACGGATTTTCTTGAAACAATATGATCTTTCTGCAGAAGATAATTTAGATGCGAGAAAAATGTATACCCAAATAAATCTGTTGGAAAAAATCATTATTTTCTTTATTGTTCTTTTTGCGGCTGGCTTTATATTACTGTCTTTTGATGGCATTAAAAAAATAGGCTACGGTATATTTGCTTCCGCGGGTTTAGCAGGAATTATTATTGGTCTGTCGGCTCAAAAAGTAGTTGGCGCCTTATTGGCCGGAATTCAAATTGCGATTACACAGCCCTTTAGAATTGACGATGCCGTTGTGGTAGAAAATGAATGGGGCTGGATAGAAGAAATAAACCTCACCTACGTTGTAATTCGGCTCTGGGATAAAAGACGTTTGGTGTTGCCATCAAACTATTTTTTGGAAAAGCCATTCCAAAACTGGACCAGAACCTCTGCAAATATCATTGGCTCCGTTTTTATCCATACCGATTACACCGTTTCTTTTGAAGCAATGAGAGAGGAATTAGACCGCATTTTAGAGCATACCGATTTATGGAATAAGGAAGTGAAGGTATTACAAGTTACAGATGCAAAAGAACACTCCGTAGAAATTAGAATCTTAGTTAGCGCAAAAAATTCGCCTACAGCTTGGGATTTACGTGTTCATGTACGTGAAAAAATGATTGAATTCTTACAGAAAAATTATCCGGAAAGTTTACCAAAAACACGTATTTTATTAGATGATAAAACAAAACCTGATACTAAATTAGATGAATAG
- the lipB gene encoding lipoyl(octanoyl) transferase LipB has product MNKTIKLQDLGTKDFKATWDYQETLFKNILDTKIKNRREDAGLETDNYFLFVAHPHVYTLGKSGDLSNLLLSETQLIEKNATFYKINRGGDITYHGPGQIVGYPILDLDNFFTDIHKYLRFLEEMIIRTLAEYHLKAERSPGETGVWLDVGTPFARKICALGVRASRWVTMHGFALNVNADLGYFDHIIPCGIKGKAVTSLNVELGVDLVDEAEVKRKLLKHFEDLFEANFDRTKLV; this is encoded by the coding sequence ATGAATAAAACCATAAAGCTCCAAGATTTAGGTACTAAAGATTTTAAAGCTACTTGGGATTATCAAGAAACCCTTTTTAAAAATATTTTAGACACTAAAATTAAGAATAGAAGGGAAGACGCAGGTTTGGAAACCGATAATTATTTTCTCTTTGTAGCACATCCTCATGTGTATACGTTAGGGAAAAGTGGCGACTTATCTAATCTGTTGCTTTCTGAAACACAATTAATCGAAAAAAATGCCACCTTCTATAAAATAAATAGAGGAGGAGATATCACTTATCATGGGCCAGGGCAAATTGTAGGTTATCCGATTCTAGACTTGGATAATTTCTTTACAGATATCCATAAATACCTTCGTTTTTTGGAGGAAATGATTATTCGCACATTAGCAGAATACCATTTAAAAGCCGAACGAAGTCCTGGTGAAACAGGGGTTTGGTTAGATGTTGGTACGCCGTTTGCTCGAAAAATATGTGCTTTGGGTGTAAGAGCAAGTCGTTGGGTTACCATGCATGGATTTGCGCTAAACGTAAATGCTGATTTAGGTTATTTTGATCATATAATTCCTTGTGGAATTAAAGGAAAAGCGGTTACGTCTTTGAATGTTGAATTAGGAGTCGATTTGGTCGATGAAGCCGAGGTTAAGCGGAAACTTTTGAAGCATTTTGAAGATTTGTTTGAGGCTAACTTTGATAGAACAAAATTGGTATAG